In Ipomoea triloba cultivar NCNSP0323 chromosome 7, ASM357664v1, a single genomic region encodes these proteins:
- the LOC116024157 gene encoding uncharacterized protein LOC116024157 has product MQTFMNTMMAQMGKLQAEIESLKAQQQGGGIQFFNQASSSNGRLPASIENPRHQVNAVTTRSGLALKDPPLPSNDPVLERTDNKDEGVQVEDVFDDSEEEPMVQRDSVKGKAPEQDESAPSKKHERKNKKVDDSVTPYNLLPYPQRLWKSKESDRESKFHKMLDKLEISMPFVEAITQIPSYKKFLKNILGNKKKPEKSAVVDLSERALTCAVLQHKLPPKLKDPGSFSIPCIIGGFVVGGALCDLGASVSLMSYSLCKRLNLGTPKPTSMTLQMADRSIKRPVGVLEDVPVMINQYFIPGDFVVMDIEEDAKVPIILGRPFLATAGALIDVRRGKLMMEVAENKIEFDIFKMAKHQPSYVDDCYLIEGLGECTDESRKIELGDLHVSPIDPGPLEKSSVLKRKT; this is encoded by the coding sequence ATGCAGACTTTCATGAACACTATGATGGCTCAGATGGGCAAGCTACAAGCAGAGATAGAGAGTCTCAAGGCTCAGCAACAAGGAGGAGGTATTCAGTTTTTTAATCAAGCCTCATCTTCGAATGGTAGATTGCCAGCAAGCATAGAAAATCCAAGGCACCAAGTGAATGCAGTCACCACTAGGAGCGGATTAGCATTGAAGGATCCTCCACTTCCTTCAAATGATCCAGTGCTTGAGAGAACTGATAATAAGGATGAGGGTGTTCAGGTTGAGGATGTTTTTGATGATAGTGAGGAGGAGCCTATGGTGCAGAGAGATAGTGTTAAGGGGAAAGCTCCTGAGCAGGATGAGAGTGCTCCAAGTAAGAAgcatgaaaggaagaacaagaaggtAGATGACTCGGTTACCCCTTACAACTTGTTACCGTATCCACAGAGGTTGTGGAAATCAAAGGAGTCTGATAGAGAGAGCAAGTTCCATAAGATGTTAGATAAGCTGGAgatctccatgccttttgttgaagcaATCACTCAGATTCCATCGTACAAGAAGTTTCTAAAGAACATTTTAGGCAATAAGAAAAAGCCAGAGAAGAGTGCGGTGGTGGATCTGAGCGAAAGAGCCTTGACCTGTGCAGTTCTTCAACATAAACTACCTCCTAAGCTGAAAGATCCAGGTAGTTTTTCCATCCCTTGCATCATTGGTGGATTTGTAGTTGGTGGTGCTCTGTGTGATCTGGGTGCCAGTGTTAGTCTTATGTCATATTCTTTATGTAAGAGGCTCAACCTGGGAACACCAAAACCCACCTCCATGACCCTACAGATGGCGGATCGCTCCATAAAGCGTCCGGTGGGAGTTCTAGAGGATGTCCCGGTCATGATTAATCAGTACTTTATACCGGGGGATTTTGTTGTTATGGATATAGAAGAGGATGCCAAGGTTCCTATTATACTTGGTAGACCTTTTCTAGCTACTGCTGGTGCCCTTATTGATGTGAGAAGAGGTAAACTCATGATGGAGGTGGCTGAGAACAAGATTGAGTTtgacatattcaaaatggcgAAGCACCAGCCCTCGTATGTTGATGACTGTTACTTGATAGAAGGGCTGGGTGAGTGCACTGATGAAAGTAGAAAGATTGAGTTAGGGGATTTGCATGTTTCCCCTATTGATCCTGGACCCCTTGAAAAGTCAAGTGTGCTGAAACGAAAGACATAG
- the LOC116024158 gene encoding uncharacterized protein LOC116024158: MDRSWMYENRTTSEYVQGVQGFIQYAEENRSKKAEDFIVCPCCDCKNLRRYRNSDEVKAHLIRRGFKEGYNRWIWHGESLRPSTSASKETHINSHETHAANSESQANSQTHEDNDDEDNDDDDEDNDRIDEMMRDVQEDFSEMPPELKSFFENAEKPLFPGSTKFTKLSAVLKLYNLKAKNGWSDKGFTELLELLKDMLPGDNELPNSTYEAKKMLCPLGMDIERIHACPNDCILYWKEYKDLHVCPKCGASRYKNKDSCGNKKGPPAKVLWYLPVIPRFKRMFSNPMEAKHLQWHAIGRKEDGKLRHPADSPQWRNIDRRWPDFGTENRNLRLGLCTDGMNPHGPKQPGNDIDVYLAPLVDDLKMLWNEGVPVYDAYSRSSFTLRAMIFCTINDFPAYGNLSGYTTKGAKACPICEDETPSLWLSNSKKNVFMSHRTFLRTGHPYRKKKKPFNGKSETRVARLPLSGHAIYERVKNVAVDFGKTCKTTQKSLWKKSIIGTLLNIQGKTKDGVKARKDMVLSGYSSNIKKLVSMKDLKLIGMKSHDCHVLMQHMLPIAIRDILPKHVRVAITKLCFFFNAISNKVIDLDVLDDLQADVMCGPVFMRYMYPFEGYMGILKGYVRNRYRLEGSIIEGYGAEEVIDFCTEYLANVESIGVPKSRHEGRLTGKFKDTVMKELAKVPNTASETIKWLAYGPGILVSCYEGYDINGYTFYTKRQDEKSVVQNSGVTLIALSKDYSSAKDTKPIDVAIWVDNRRGVRLDELGFTLVDFERLGYHDESFILASQAKQVFYVSNPVDKKWSIVLQGKRSIVGVGDVVDEEDYDHFDETPPFSVGVQSLPLEEDNFEISYMRSDHEEGLWVDNRTS, from the exons ATGGATCGGAGTTGGATGTATGAAAACCGCACTACATCAGAATATGTGCAAGGGGTTCAAGGGTTTATACAATATGCTGAAGAAAATAGGAGCAAAAAGGCGgaagattttattgtttgtccGTGTTGCGATTGTAAGAATTTGAGAAGATATCGTAATTCTGATGAAGTCAAGGCTCATTTGATACGCCGTGGTTTTAAAGAAGGGTACAATAgatggatatggcatggtgaaagcTTACGTCCTAGTACTAGTGCAAGTAAGGAAACTCATATAAATAGTCATGAAACTCATGCTGCAAACAGTGAAAGTCAAGCAAATAGTCAAACTCATgaagataatgatgatgaagataatgatgatgatgatgaagataatGATCGAATAGATGAGATGATGCGTGATGTGCAAGAAGATTTTAGTGAAATGCCTCCTGAACTTAAAAGTTTTTTTGAAAATGCTGAAAAACCTTTATTCCCTGGAAGTACTAAATTTACTAAGTTATCTGCCGtgcttaaattatataatttgaaagcAAAGAATGGATGGAGTGATAAGGGTTTCACGGAATTATTAGAACTACTAAAAGACATGCTTCCTGGTGACAATGAACTCCCCAATTCAACTTACGAAGCCaaaaaaatgttgtgtccaTTGGGTATGGACATTGAGAGGATACATGCGTGTCCAAATGATTGTATTTTGTATTGGAAAGAATACAAAGACTTGCATGTGTGCCCAAAATGTGGAGCATCACGTTATAAAAACAAAGATTCGTGTGGGAATAAGAAAGGTCCCCCAGCCAAAGTATTATGGTATTTACCCGTAATACCAAGATTTAAACGCATGTTTTCTAATCCAATGGAGGCAAAACATTTGCAATGGCATGCTATTGGGAGAAAAGAAGATGGAAAACTTAGACATCCAGCTGATTCACCTCAATGGAGGAATATTGATAGGAGGTGGCCTGATTTTGGTACTGAAAATAGAAATCTTAGACTTGGTTTGTGTACTGATGGAATGAATCCTCATG GGCCTAAACAACCAGGAAATGACATTGATGTATATCTAGCGCCGCTTGTTGATGATTTAAAGATGTTGTGGAATGAAGGTGTGCCGGTGTATGATGCTTATAGTCGAAGCAGCTTTACCTTACGTGCAATGATCTTTTGCACAATTAATGATTTCCCAGCATATGGTAACCTATCAGGTTATACTACTAAAGGAGCTAAGGCATGCCCTATTTGTGAAGATGAAACTCCCAGTCTATGGTTGAGTAACAGTAAAAAGAATGTGTTCATGAGCCACAGGACATTTCTCCGTACTGGTCATCCTTATCGGAAGAAGAAAAAGCCTTTCAATGGAAAATCTGAGACTCGAGTAGCTCGTTTGCCTTTATCTGGACATGCGATTTATGAACGTGTTAAGAATGTTgctgttgattttggcaagactTGTAAGACTACTCAAAAGAGTCTTTGGAAGAAGAG TATTATTGGGACACTATTGAACATTCAAGGAAAGACGAAAGATGGTGTTAAGGCTAGAAAGGATATG GTTCTTTCTGGTTATTCatcaaatattaagaaacttgTGTCGATGAAGGACCTTAAGTTGATTGGCATGAAGTCTCATGACTGTCATGTATTAATGCAACACATGTTACCTATTGCAATCCGAGACATCTTACCGAAACATGTTAGAGTGGCTATAACAAAACTGTGTTTCTTTTTCAATGCTATTTCCAATAAAGTTATTGATCTAGATGTGTTAGATGATCTGCAGGCTGATGTG ATGTGTGGTCCGGTTTTTATGAGGTACATGTATCCGTTTGAAGGATATATGGGAATATTGAAAGGATATGTGAGAAACCGGTATCGACTTGAAGGGAGTATAATTGAAGGTTATGGTGCTGAAGAGGTCATTGATTTTTGTACTGAGTATTTAGCTAATGTTGAGTCTATTGGTGTTCCTAAGTCTCGTCATGAAGGAAGACTCACTGGAAAG TTCAAAGATACAGTGATGAAAGAGTTAGCTAAAGTGCCAAATACTGCTAGCGAAACCATCAAATGGTTAGCATATGGACCCGGTATACTAGTGAGCTGTTATGAAGGTTATGACATAAATGGATATACATTTTACACCAAGCGACAAGATGAAAAGAGTGTCGTGCAAAATAGTGGGGTTACACTAATAGCATTATCAAAAGATTATTCAAGTGCTAAAGATACTAAACCGATTGATGTTGCTAT TTGGGTTGATAATAGAAGAGGTGTTCGGTTAGATGAATTGGGTTTTACTTTGGTTGATTTTGAACGGTTGGGTTATCATGATGAATCATTCATACTTGCATCTCAAGCAAAACAAGTGTTTTATGTTTCTAATCCTGTTGATAAGAAGTGGTCAATTGTTTTACAAGGCAAAAGATCTATTGTTGGTGTTGGTGATGTTGTGGATGAAGAAGACTATGATCATTTTGATGAAACTCCTCCATTTTCTGTTGGTGTTCAGTCTTTACCTTTAGAAGAAGATAACTTTGAAATAAGTTACATGCGTAGCGATCATGAAGAAGGATTGTGGGTTGACAATCGGACATCATGA